TAGGGGATGCTGAAGTTCCACATTGGTGTCGCGATCACGACGCCGTCCGCGGCCTTCAGACGATCGATCATGCGGACGATGTCGCCCCATGCCGTTTCCTCGCCCGGTCCCATCGCACGCCCGGCGAGCTTGGCGTATTTGGCGTTGATCGTATCCCCGCTGAATTCCGGCAAACTGGCCGTCCATAAGTCCAAGACATCCACCTCAAGGGCCGACTGCGCCCTTGATAGCGCTGAAACAAACGTCTGCGTGGCGGCAGCCGACATGGAAAGACCCCGTCGGGGCGATGCCTGCACGTTCATGAGACGGGCCACTTTCGCGCCCGCGACCGGTATTGCGCTCAACTTAGTCATATCGCCCTCGCCTGATATAGATGCGATCGCATGGATATCTATGCGACTGCATCGACCCGTCAAGTTGCATGCGAACGCATCGATATGTAAAATTTCGCGATGGGTCACAGGCCAACCGAAGCTGCCGTCGATGCGTGGATCGCTCTGATGCGTGCGCAGCAAACGGCGCTTTTGAAAATCGAACGCGCATTCCGGGACGCAAACCTCCCATCCCATGCCTGGTATGACGTGTTGTGGGAGCTCGAACGTGCGGGTGAAGCGGGCTTACGGCCGCTTGAGATCGAGCGGCAAATCCTGATCGCGCAGTCAAACATCTCCCGCCTGATCGACCGCCTTGAAGAGAAAGGCTATGTCGAACGCCGCCCAT
The genomic region above belongs to Pseudorhodoplanes sinuspersici and contains:
- a CDS encoding FMN-dependent NADH-azoreductase, with the protein product MTKLSAIPVAGAKVARLMNVQASPRRGLSMSAAATQTFVSALSRAQSALEVDVLDLWTASLPEFSGDTINAKYAKLAGRAMGPGEETAWGDIVRMIDRLKAADGVVIATPMWNFSIPYKLKHWIDLITQPGLTFSFDPAKGYAPLLPSKPVLVILSSAGDYANGPSRGRPDLATPYLREALKFIGLNEVSFVAIGPTVASPEDVATARADAEARLDVLATTFLKASR
- a CDS encoding MarR family winged helix-turn-helix transcriptional regulator, with protein sequence MRAQQTALLKIERAFRDANLPSHAWYDVLWELERAGEAGLRPLEIERQILIAQSNISRLIDRLEEKGYVERRPCEDDGRGQRVVITSAGRDMRKRMWPVYGKAITDAVGKHLSEREALSIAALLTKLTDRGR